Proteins found in one Anaerolineales bacterium genomic segment:
- a CDS encoding acyl-CoA dehydrogenase family protein, which yields MTDNFFLDNPDLQFRLEQLDLREVLDLKEKGYSEAAEYPGAPRNYADAMDNYRTVLEVLGEICATRVAPRAAEADEEGVHFSDGKVEYAKATQDAIQALRQAELFGCMLSRKYGGMNLPESIYQMMVEIVSRAESGLMTIFGLQEIAASIEEFGSEEAKQRVLPKFSRGEVSGAMILTEADAGSDLGSVQTRAVWDEAAKVWRLTGVKRFITNGNADVALVLARSEEGSRDGRGLSLFLVERDDTVKIRRIENKMGLHASPTCELQYNNTPAELIGKRRFGLLRHAMALMNGARLAVAAQALGIAEAAYREGRKYAGERCQFGKPIRELQPVARMLISMRGEIEAARALLAETGRWVDLLKAYERASAEGTVKDAGAARERLKRASALAETLTPIVKYYATEMGNRVCFQAVQIHGGVGYMREFKVERLMRDQRVTNIYEGTSQLQVVAATGKLLGHALDPLLHEWMDFAADSELAEERTALEESTALFQKAVDHLKGQDRAVIDFYAGDLVDMAAWTVCSWLLLRDAGLRPHKADLYRAYLADVLPKLRVAGEVVLKSSTTILQTKQSLLA from the coding sequence ATGACTGATAATTTCTTCCTGGATAACCCCGACCTGCAGTTCCGGCTCGAACAGTTGGACCTGCGCGAAGTGCTCGACCTCAAAGAAAAAGGCTACAGCGAGGCCGCCGAATACCCCGGCGCGCCGCGGAATTACGCCGATGCGATGGACAACTACCGGACGGTCCTCGAGGTCCTGGGTGAGATCTGCGCCACGCGGGTGGCTCCGCGCGCGGCCGAAGCCGACGAGGAGGGGGTGCACTTTTCCGACGGAAAGGTCGAATACGCCAAAGCCACCCAGGATGCTATTCAAGCTCTGCGCCAGGCCGAACTGTTCGGCTGCATGCTCTCGCGCAAGTACGGCGGGATGAACCTGCCGGAATCGATCTACCAAATGATGGTCGAAATCGTCTCGCGCGCCGAAAGCGGCCTGATGACGATCTTCGGCCTGCAGGAGATCGCCGCCTCGATCGAGGAATTCGGCAGCGAGGAAGCCAAACAGCGGGTGCTGCCCAAATTCTCGCGCGGGGAGGTTTCGGGGGCGATGATTCTCACCGAGGCCGACGCCGGCTCGGACCTGGGTTCGGTGCAGACCCGCGCCGTGTGGGACGAGGCGGCCAAGGTCTGGCGGTTGACCGGGGTTAAGCGCTTCATCACCAACGGCAACGCGGACGTGGCGCTGGTCCTGGCGCGCAGCGAGGAGGGGTCGCGCGACGGGCGCGGCCTCTCGCTGTTCCTGGTCGAGCGCGACGACACGGTCAAGATCAGGCGGATCGAAAACAAAATGGGCTTGCACGCCTCCCCCACCTGCGAGCTGCAATACAACAACACGCCCGCAGAACTGATCGGCAAGCGGCGCTTCGGCCTGCTGCGCCACGCCATGGCGCTGATGAACGGCGCGCGGCTGGCGGTCGCCGCCCAGGCGCTGGGTATTGCCGAGGCCGCCTACCGCGAAGGGCGGAAATACGCCGGAGAACGGTGCCAATTCGGAAAGCCGATCCGCGAACTGCAGCCGGTGGCGCGGATGCTGATTTCGATGCGGGGCGAGATCGAGGCCGCGCGGGCCTTGCTGGCCGAGACCGGCCGCTGGGTGGATCTGCTCAAGGCCTACGAGCGCGCCTCCGCCGAGGGGACGGTGAAGGACGCCGGCGCGGCGCGCGAGCGGCTGAAGCGCGCCTCCGCCCTGGCCGAAACCCTCACCCCGATCGTCAAATATTACGCCACCGAAATGGGCAACCGGGTGTGCTTCCAGGCGGTCCAGATCCACGGCGGCGTGGGGTACATGCGCGAGTTCAAGGTCGAACGCCTGATGCGCGACCAGCGCGTGACCAACATCTACGAAGGAACCAGCCAGCTTCAGGTGGTGGCGGCGACCGGGAAGCTCCTGGGCCACGCGCTGGATCCGCTGCTCCACGAGTGGATGGATTTCGCCGCCGACTCCGAATTGGCCGAGGAACGGACCGCGCTGGAAGAATCCACCGCCTTGTTCCAGAAGGCGGTCGATCACCTGAAGGGGCAGGACCGGGCGGTCATCGATTTCTACGCCGGCGACCTGGTCGACATGGCCGCCTGGACGGTCTGCTCTTGGCTGCTCTTGCGCGATGCCGGGCTGCGGCCGCACAAGGCGGACCTCTACCGCGCCTACCTGGCCGATGTGCTTCCCAAACTTAGGGTTGCAGGCGAGGTCGTCTTGAAAAGCAGCACCACGATCCTGCAGACGAAACAATCGCTTTTAGCCTGA